From the genome of Anoplopoma fimbria isolate UVic2021 breed Golden Eagle Sablefish chromosome 1, Afim_UVic_2022, whole genome shotgun sequence, one region includes:
- the gmfg gene encoding glia maturation factor gamma isoform X2, whose product MSSSLVVCEVDESLKEKLRKFRFRKETSNAAILMKIDMKKQLVILEEEYDDISLDDLREELPERQPRFMVYSYKYVHDDGRVSYPLCFIFSSPIGCKPAQQMMYAGSKSQLVKEAELTKVFETRNAEELTEDWLKKQLGFFG is encoded by the exons ATG TCAAGCTCTCTGGTTGTGTGTGAGGTGGACGAAAGCCTGAAGGAAAAACTGAGAAAGTTTAGATTTCGAAAAGAGACCAGCAATGCTGCCATACTAA tgaaaataGACATGAAGAAACAGCTTGTTATCCTTGAAGAGGAATATGAT GACATCTCACTGGATGACTTAAGAGAAGAACTCCCAGAGCGGCAACCCAG GTTCATGGTCTACAGCTACAAATATGTCCATGACGATGGAAGGGTGTCTTACCCTCTGTGTTTCATATTCTCCAGTCCAATTG GATGTAAACCAGCTCAACAGATGATGTATGCAGGCAGCAAGAGTCAACTGGTAAAAGAGGCAGAGCTCACAAAG GTCTTTGAAACAAGAAACGCTGAGGAATTGACAGAAGACTGGCTGAAGAAGCAGTTGGGATTTTTCGGCTGA
- the paf1 gene encoding RNA polymerase II-associated factor 1 homolog yields the protein MAPTIQTQSQREDGHSRPSSHRTVPERSGVVCRVKYCNSLPDIPFDPKFITYPFDQHRFVQYKATSLEKQHKHELLTEPDLGVTIDLINPDTYRIDPNILLDPADEKLLEEDIQAPSSSKRSQQHAKVVPWMRKTEYISTEFNRYGVSNEKVEVKIGVSVKQQFTEEEIYKDRDSQISAIEKTFEDAQKSIAQHYSKPRVTPVEVLPVFPDFKMWINPCAQVIFDSDPAPKDFSGPAGVEMMSQAMIRGMMDEEGNQFVAYFLPHEETIRKRKRDCDEGMDYMPEDLYDYKIAREYNWNVKNKASKGYEENYFFIFRDGDGVYYNELETRVRLSKRRAKAGAQSTTNAVLVCKHRDMNEKELEAQDARKAQLENHEPEDEEEDMDLDKDLQDSGDDKEKGSGSEAENSGSESEREDEEQEQKPEEEEEDREKRKRKPSGSGSESGEDRTRELRDEEEIFGSDDDSEDNENKENSARSSGEEGSGSEDERGNRGGSRSRSASPAHSDRSSDHSETRAQSGSGSERGSDSSDASDSE from the exons ATCAGCACAG GTTCGTACAATATAAAGCCACTTCTCTAGAGAAGCAACACAAACATGAGCTCCTGACCGAGCCAGACCTTGGGGTCACCATTGATCTCATCAACCCAGACACCTACCGCATAGACCCAAATA TACTGTTGGATCCTGCTGATGAAAAACTGTTGGAAGAGGACATCCAGGCTCCATCCAGTTCGAAGAG GTCACAGCAGCATGCCAAGGTGGTTCCATGGATGAGAAAGACAGAATATATTTCTACGGAGTTTAACAGATATGGCGTTTCCAACGAGAAAGTGGAAGTCAA gATTGGTGTATCTGTCAAACAGCAGTTTACAGAAGAAGAAATCTACAAGGACAGAGACAGCCAGATTTCTGCTAttgagaaaacatttgaggATGCACAGAAATCG ATTGCACAGCACTACAGTAAACCCAGAGTTACTCCTGTGGAGGTACTACCTGTGTTCCCCGACTTCAAG ATGTGGATCAACCCCTGTGCTCAGGTCATCTTTGACTCTGATCCTGCACCTAAAGACTTTTCAGGTCCAGCAGGAGTGGAAATGATGTCTCAGGCCATGATCAG AGGTATGATGGATGAGGAAGGAAACCAGTTCGTGGCTTACTTCTTGCCCCATGAAGAAACAATTCGCAAGCGGAAGAGAGACTGCGATGAGGGGATGGATTATATGCCTGAGGACTT GTATGATTACAAGATAGCCAGGGAGTACAACTGGAATGTCAAGAACAAAGCCAGCAAGGGTTATGAAGAGAACTACTTCTTCATcttcagagatggagatggtGTTTACTACAATGAGCTTGAGACACG TGTGCGTCTGAGCAAGAGGAGAGCAAAGGCTGGAGCACAGTCGACCACTAACGCAGTGCTGGTGTGTAAGCACAGAGACATGAACGAGAAGGAACTCGAAGCCCAG GATGCACGTAAAGCTCAGCTGGAGAACCATGAGccagaagatgaagaggaagacaTGGACTTGGATAAGGACTTGCAGGACTCTG GTGACGATAAAGAGAAGGGCAGCGGCAGTGAGGCAGAGAACTCCGGCAGTGAATCCGAGAGGGAAGATGAAGAGCAGGAACAaaagccagaggaggaggaagaggaccgagaaaagaggaagaggaaaccaAGCGGCAGCGGAAGTGAGAGCGGCGAGGACAGGACCAGAGAATTGCGAGACGAGGAAGAGATCTTCGGCAGCGACGACGACAGCGAAGACAACGAAAACAAAGAGAACTCAGCCAGGAGCAGCGGGGAGGAGGGCAGTGGAAGTGAGGATGAAAGAGGGAacagaggaggcagcaggagtCGCAGTGCCTCTCCAGCACACAGCGACCGCAGCAGTGACCACTCCGAGACCCGGGCCCAGAGCGGGAGTGGAAGCGAGAGAGGCTCAGACTCCAGTGACGCCAGTGACAGTGAATAA
- the gmfg gene encoding glia maturation factor gamma isoform X1 — protein MHTCKVERGFNVRTDGAMSSSLVVCEVDESLKEKLRKFRFRKETSNAAILMKIDMKKQLVILEEEYDDISLDDLREELPERQPRFMVYSYKYVHDDGRVSYPLCFIFSSPIGCKPAQQMMYAGSKSQLVKEAELTKVFETRNAEELTEDWLKKQLGFFG, from the exons atgCATACATGCAAGGTGGAAAGAGGCTTCAACGTCAGAACAGATGGAGCCATG TCAAGCTCTCTGGTTGTGTGTGAGGTGGACGAAAGCCTGAAGGAAAAACTGAGAAAGTTTAGATTTCGAAAAGAGACCAGCAATGCTGCCATACTAA tgaaaataGACATGAAGAAACAGCTTGTTATCCTTGAAGAGGAATATGAT GACATCTCACTGGATGACTTAAGAGAAGAACTCCCAGAGCGGCAACCCAG GTTCATGGTCTACAGCTACAAATATGTCCATGACGATGGAAGGGTGTCTTACCCTCTGTGTTTCATATTCTCCAGTCCAATTG GATGTAAACCAGCTCAACAGATGATGTATGCAGGCAGCAAGAGTCAACTGGTAAAAGAGGCAGAGCTCACAAAG GTCTTTGAAACAAGAAACGCTGAGGAATTGACAGAAGACTGGCTGAAGAAGCAGTTGGGATTTTTCGGCTGA